A single window of Streptococcus cristatus ATCC 51100 DNA harbors:
- the rpsU gene encoding 30S ribosomal protein S21: protein MSKTVVRKNESLDDALRRFKRAVTKAGTLQETRKREFYEKPSVKRKRKSEAARKRKKF, encoded by the coding sequence ATGTCAAAAACAGTAGTACGTAAGAATGAATCTCTTGACGATGCTCTTCGTCGTTTCAAACGTGCGGTTACTAAAGCTGGTACTCTTCAAGAAACACGCAAACGTGAATTCTATGAAAAACCTTCTGTAAAACGCAAACGCAAATCAGAAGCAGCTCGTAAACGTAAAAAATTCTAA
- the rpoD gene encoding RNA polymerase sigma factor RpoD: MATKQKEVTTLDVQIAEFIRNHKQTGVATDDEINDQLVIPFTLDADGIEDLLQRIQDAGISITDKEGNPSARVLNTEEEEVELTDEELLGSNSAKVNDPVRMYLKEIGVVPLLSNEEEQELAILVEQGDLEAKQRLAEANLRLVVSIAKRYVGRGMQFLDLIQEGNMGLMKAVDKFDYTKGFKFSTYATWWIRQAITRAIADQARTIRIPVHMVETINKLVREQRNLLQELGQDPTPEQIAERMDMTPDKVREILKIAQEPVSLETPIGEEDDSHLGDFIEDEVIENPVDYTTRVVLREQLDEVLDTLTDREENVLRLRFGLDDGKMRTLEDVGKVFNVTRERIRQIEAKALRKLRHPSRSKPLRDFIED; this comes from the coding sequence ATGGCTACAAAACAAAAAGAAGTAACAACATTAGACGTTCAAATTGCAGAATTCATCCGCAACCACAAGCAGACAGGTGTAGCGACAGACGATGAAATCAATGACCAACTGGTCATTCCTTTCACTTTGGACGCCGATGGGATTGAGGATTTGCTGCAACGCATTCAGGATGCGGGCATTTCTATCACGGATAAGGAAGGAAATCCTAGCGCGCGTGTCTTGAATACTGAAGAGGAAGAAGTAGAACTGACCGATGAAGAGCTCTTGGGTAGCAATTCAGCCAAGGTTAATGACCCAGTTCGCATGTATCTGAAGGAAATCGGGGTTGTGCCGCTTCTTAGCAATGAAGAAGAGCAAGAGCTGGCGATTTTGGTAGAGCAGGGAGACTTAGAAGCCAAGCAGCGCCTGGCTGAGGCCAACCTTCGTCTAGTTGTTTCCATTGCCAAGCGCTATGTCGGTCGTGGTATGCAGTTCCTTGATTTGATTCAAGAAGGAAATATGGGACTGATGAAAGCCGTTGATAAGTTTGACTATACTAAAGGATTTAAGTTTTCAACTTATGCGACTTGGTGGATTCGTCAGGCCATTACCCGTGCGATCGCTGACCAAGCTCGGACTATTCGGATTCCAGTCCATATGGTGGAAACCATTAACAAATTGGTCCGTGAGCAACGCAATCTCTTGCAGGAATTGGGTCAAGACCCAACACCAGAGCAAATTGCTGAGCGTATGGATATGACGCCGGACAAGGTTCGTGAGATTCTCAAGATTGCTCAAGAGCCAGTTTCTCTGGAAACACCTATCGGTGAAGAGGACGATAGCCATCTAGGAGACTTTATCGAAGACGAAGTGATTGAAAATCCAGTTGATTACACAACTCGTGTCGTTCTTCGTGAGCAGTTGGATGAGGTCTTGGATACTTTGACAGATCGTGAGGAAAACGTCTTGCGTCTGCGCTTTGGTCTGGACGATGGGAAAATGCGGACACTGGAAGATGTTGGCAAGGTCTTCAATGTCACCCGTGAGCGGATTCGCCAGATTGAAGCCAAGGCCCTACGTAAACTCCGCCATCCAAGTCGTAGCAAACCACTCAGAGACTTTATCGAAGATTAA
- a CDS encoding metal-sulfur cluster assembly factor, whose amino-acid sequence MSEKKYSPEEVEKIKTRILESLEQVIDPELGIDIVNLGLIYEIRFDETTGETEIDMTLTTMGCPLADLLTDQIYDAMSDVPEVTKTDVKLVWYPAWTVEKMSRYARIALGIK is encoded by the coding sequence ATGTCAGAAAAAAAATACAGCCCCGAAGAAGTTGAAAAGATTAAAACGCGTATTTTGGAGAGCTTGGAGCAGGTCATCGACCCAGAGCTGGGAATTGATATTGTCAATCTCGGCTTGATTTATGAGATCCGTTTTGATGAGACCACTGGAGAAACGGAAATCGATATGACCTTGACCACTATGGGATGCCCTCTGGCGGATCTTCTGACTGACCAGATTTATGACGCCATGTCAGATGTTCCTGAGGTTACCAAGACGGATGTTAAGTTGGTTTGGTATCCCGCTTGGACAGTGGAAAAGATGAGTCGTTATGCTCGAATTGCATTAGGGATTAAATAG
- the mscL gene encoding large conductance mechanosensitive channel protein MscL, translating to MLKDLKEFLLRGNVIDLAVGVIIANAFGAIVNSLITDVITPLFLNPILKAANLKQIAELKWNGIAYGNFLSAVINFLVIGTVLFFIVKAAEKAQNLTKKNEEAAEEAPAGPTELEVLQEIKSLLEKQS from the coding sequence ATGTTAAAGGATCTTAAAGAATTTTTGCTACGCGGTAACGTGATTGACTTGGCAGTCGGGGTTATCATTGCGAACGCTTTCGGAGCAATCGTCAACTCATTGATTACTGACGTTATCACTCCCCTCTTCCTCAACCCAATTTTGAAAGCTGCAAACTTGAAGCAAATCGCTGAATTGAAATGGAACGGAATTGCTTATGGTAATTTCTTGAGCGCCGTGATCAACTTCTTAGTAATCGGTACTGTTCTCTTCTTCATCGTTAAGGCTGCGGAAAAAGCACAAAATCTTACTAAGAAAAACGAAGAAGCTGCTGAAGAAGCACCAGCTGGACCAACAGAACTTGAAGTTCTGCAAGAAATCAAGAGCTTGCTTGAAAAACAAAGCTAA
- a CDS encoding class I SAM-dependent methyltransferase, whose protein sequence is MFHSLIQQSKNPSGFLGKRMMKLWNWAYLPMFVWAIRHLDRTFYPAILDVGVGNGRSTILLKETFPQSTVTGIDISDTAIAQAKQIGIVNLNFERRDVRETGFSDESFDLITAFQTHFHWQDLEASFIELRRILKSDGMLLLACEYNKLSYFLPKFQSEEVFKRFLLSVGFALVTSQRRGSWILYKIVKN, encoded by the coding sequence ATGTTTCATTCTTTGATTCAGCAATCAAAGAATCCTTCGGGCTTTCTAGGAAAACGAATGATGAAATTGTGGAATTGGGCCTATCTTCCCATGTTTGTATGGGCAATTCGTCATCTGGATAGGACATTTTACCCTGCAATCTTAGATGTAGGAGTTGGGAATGGCCGTTCAACCATCCTACTGAAAGAAACCTTTCCGCAAAGTACTGTAACTGGAATCGATATTTCAGACACTGCAATAGCTCAAGCCAAACAGATAGGGATAGTCAATCTAAATTTTGAACGAAGAGACGTTAGAGAGACAGGCTTTTCTGATGAAAGTTTTGATTTAATCACAGCCTTTCAAACTCATTTTCATTGGCAAGATCTAGAGGCTTCTTTTATAGAGCTTCGAAGGATACTCAAATCAGACGGGATGCTCTTACTAGCTTGTGAATATAACAAGTTATCTTATTTTTTACCGAAATTTCAAAGCGAAGAAGTATTTAAACGATTCTTGTTATCAGTAGGCTTTGCGCTCGTAACTAGTCAAAGAAGGGGATCGTGGATCCTTTATAAAATTGTTAAAAACTAA
- a CDS encoding DUF4956 domain-containing protein has translation MITQLFNSIYSSAEIKVNPLALTASLVTGLILGIILAKVYKHQTIYTKEFVITLSLLPAIISIIIFLVNGNLGTSVAVAGTFSLIRFRSAAGGSKELLAIFMATAIGITTGMGFLALGVFFTLLISFFWLLFEKMGFSSVSQTRRYVQIQIPTELDYEVLFEAIFETACKSFELTSVQSVDNKFIKLDYVVDLKADVSDQRLIQRFLRYEKIKNISFSKEAKKRKTL, from the coding sequence ATGATTACACAACTATTTAACAGTATCTATTCTTCGGCTGAAATCAAAGTTAACCCTCTAGCCCTGACAGCCTCCCTCGTGACGGGTTTGATTTTGGGAATCATTTTGGCCAAGGTCTATAAGCACCAAACTATTTATACCAAGGAGTTTGTCATCACACTGTCTCTCTTGCCAGCCATTATCTCCATTATTATTTTCTTGGTAAATGGAAATCTGGGAACCAGTGTCGCTGTAGCAGGAACATTCAGTTTGATTCGTTTCAGATCAGCAGCAGGAGGGTCCAAAGAACTTTTGGCCATCTTCATGGCGACAGCGATTGGGATCACGACAGGGATGGGTTTCTTAGCTCTAGGAGTTTTTTTCACGCTCCTCATTTCCTTCTTTTGGTTGCTCTTTGAAAAGATGGGCTTTAGTTCGGTCAGTCAAACCAGACGTTATGTTCAAATTCAGATTCCTACTGAGTTAGACTATGAAGTTCTTTTTGAAGCAATCTTTGAAACGGCCTGTAAAAGCTTTGAGTTGACCTCTGTCCAGTCAGTTGACAATAAGTTTATCAAATTGGACTATGTGGTTGATTTGAAAGCAGATGTGAGTGACCAACGTCTCATCCAACGTTTCTTACGCTATGAGAAGATTAAGAATATTTCCTTCTCGAAAGAAGCCAAAAAACGAAAGACCTTGTAA
- the dnaG gene encoding DNA primase has translation MNWRYCLLDKEMISEIKNSVNIVDVIGETVALTKAGRNFLGLCPFHGEKTPSFNVVEDKQFYHCFGCGKSGDVFKFIEDYRGVSFMDAVQIVADRAGISLGMERASADRPRQAHPHQALYDIHTEAAKFYHAVLMTTKIGEEARAYLYNRGLTDEVIKHFQIGLAPNEGNYLHKSMAGKFDESTIMNSGLFNLAENNLVYDAFQNRIMFPLTNDKGQVVAFSGRIWQDSEAGSQTAKYKNSRSTPIFNKSYELYHLDKAKPVIKKSHEVYLMEGFMDVIAAYRAGVENAVASMGTALTPEHVQHLRKYCKKIILTYDGDRAGQAATAKALEELRDMSVEIVSFPDNMDPDEFIAKNSAEELRQFLTKTRISDVEFLLRYLKPDNIENLQAQIEFVERMAPIIAQTQSITAQNSYIYMLAELLPDFDYQQVENTVNNSRLAERSSRSGQQSESLRRPVLVDLPLSKQLSRLIKAEIHILYRMVHNPLVLNSYRLRTDFAFDTAELQELYELLLANGEVTSQDLSSLPERVQQLWYRMLEEDLPEEMEDGELAEVELTRERELLRKNNQLISKKIREALHTGDENAAILEVERLIAQKRRME, from the coding sequence ATGAATTGGAGGTATTGTCTATTGGATAAAGAAATGATTTCTGAAATAAAAAATAGTGTCAATATCGTCGATGTCATAGGAGAAACAGTAGCCTTGACCAAGGCTGGGAGAAATTTTCTGGGACTTTGTCCCTTTCATGGCGAAAAGACGCCCTCTTTCAACGTTGTAGAGGACAAGCAGTTTTATCACTGTTTTGGCTGTGGCAAGTCGGGGGATGTTTTCAAGTTTATTGAGGACTACCGAGGCGTATCCTTCATGGATGCTGTTCAGATTGTCGCAGACAGAGCGGGCATTTCCTTAGGGATGGAGAGAGCTAGCGCAGATCGACCGAGACAGGCTCATCCGCATCAGGCGCTCTACGATATTCATACAGAGGCAGCGAAGTTTTACCATGCGGTTCTGATGACGACCAAAATAGGAGAAGAAGCACGCGCTTATCTCTACAATCGTGGGCTGACAGATGAGGTCATTAAGCATTTTCAAATCGGCTTGGCTCCTAATGAAGGCAACTATCTTCATAAGAGTATGGCTGGTAAGTTTGATGAGTCCACTATCATGAACTCGGGTCTTTTTAATCTGGCAGAGAATAATCTGGTCTATGATGCTTTTCAGAACCGGATTATGTTTCCCTTGACCAATGACAAGGGTCAGGTTGTCGCCTTTTCTGGTCGAATTTGGCAAGATTCGGAGGCTGGTTCACAGACTGCCAAGTATAAGAATAGTCGCAGCACCCCTATTTTTAATAAAAGCTATGAGCTTTATCATCTGGATAAGGCCAAGCCGGTTATCAAGAAGAGCCATGAAGTCTATCTGATGGAAGGCTTTATGGACGTGATCGCGGCTTATCGGGCTGGAGTTGAAAATGCAGTCGCATCGATGGGAACAGCTCTGACACCTGAGCATGTCCAGCACCTGCGTAAGTATTGCAAGAAAATTATTCTGACTTATGATGGAGATAGGGCTGGTCAGGCTGCGACAGCTAAGGCTTTAGAGGAGCTACGGGATATGTCGGTAGAGATTGTGTCCTTTCCTGACAATATGGATCCGGATGAATTTATTGCTAAAAATTCTGCCGAAGAATTGCGACAATTTCTGACCAAAACGCGAATTAGTGATGTAGAGTTCCTTTTACGCTATCTCAAGCCGGATAATATTGAAAATTTGCAGGCTCAGATTGAATTCGTGGAGCGAATGGCGCCTATTATTGCTCAGACGCAATCTATTACAGCTCAGAATTCCTATATTTATATGTTGGCTGAGTTGCTGCCGGATTTTGATTATCAGCAGGTAGAGAATACGGTTAACAATAGTCGTTTGGCTGAGCGAAGTAGTCGAAGCGGACAGCAGTCAGAATCTCTAAGAAGACCTGTACTGGTAGATCTTCCACTGTCTAAACAGCTATCACGGTTGATAAAGGCAGAGATCCATATCCTTTATCGTATGGTACACAATCCGCTGGTTTTAAATAGCTATCGGCTTCGCACGGATTTTGCCTTTGATACGGCGGAACTGCAGGAGTTATACGAGCTTTTACTAGCCAATGGTGAAGTAACCTCGCAGGATTTATCTAGCTTACCGGAAAGAGTCCAGCAACTTTGGTATCGGATGTTGGAGGAAGATTTGCCAGAGGAGATGGAAGACGGAGAGTTAGCAGAAGTAGAACTGACTAGGGAACGCGAATTGCTTCGTAAGAATAATCAGCTGATTAGCAAAAAGATTCGAGAAGCTTTGCATACTGGAGATGAGAATGCCGCTATATTAGAGGTGGAGCGCTTAATCGCACAAAAAAGAAGAATGGAGTAG
- a CDS encoding Type 1 glutamine amidotransferase-like domain-containing protein, whose amino-acid sequence MKQLFLCSYFAGVKNLFSDYAKEKNLEKKVLFIPTAGNKEDYTAYIDEAQQTFRDLGFEIEVLDIASCDRETAQAKIFQSKILYVSGGNTFYLLQELKKKQLLSLIKEQIRDGLVYVGESAGAIITAKDIDYNKLMDDKTVATELSDTAGLDEVDFYILPHYGEEPFTDSSKKTFEMYKNKLSLMLTNNSQAVIVNGEEREVVSEQD is encoded by the coding sequence ATGAAACAATTATTTTTATGTTCATATTTTGCTGGTGTCAAAAATCTTTTTAGTGATTATGCAAAGGAAAAAAATCTAGAAAAAAAGGTTCTATTTATTCCTACCGCTGGGAACAAAGAGGACTATACTGCCTATATCGATGAGGCTCAGCAAACATTCAGAGATTTAGGCTTTGAAATAGAGGTTCTAGATATTGCTTCTTGTGATCGAGAAACTGCACAGGCAAAGATTTTCCAAAGCAAGATTCTTTATGTCTCAGGCGGAAATACCTTTTATTTGTTGCAAGAATTAAAGAAAAAGCAACTCCTATCTCTCATCAAAGAACAAATAAGAGATGGGTTGGTCTATGTGGGAGAATCAGCAGGGGCTATCATTACAGCTAAGGATATTGACTACAATAAACTCATGGACGATAAGACCGTAGCGACAGAGTTATCTGATACAGCAGGATTGGATGAAGTGGATTTTTACATCCTTCCACATTATGGTGAGGAGCCTTTTACTGATAGTAGCAAAAAGACCTTTGAAATGTATAAAAATAAGCTCAGTTTAATGCTAACGAACAATTCCCAAGCCGTAATTGTAAATGGTGAAGAAAGAGAAGTCGTTTCTGAACAGGATTAA
- the birA gene encoding bifunctional biotin--[acetyl-CoA-carboxylase] ligase/biotin operon repressor BirA: MKTYEQLFTILSQADDYVNGESLAQTLGISRTSIWKAIQRLEKEGIQIDSVKNRGYKLKAGDLLIPEIIEKEAPIKVSFKPNCQSTQIDAKAGLEAGGEANTLYLAAAQSAGRGRFGRNFFSPKQGGFYMSLHLKPDLAFDQIPAYTLLTAGAIYQAVKNLTLIDIDIKWVNDIYYKDKKIAGILTEATTSVETGLVTDIIIGVGFNFCINDFPEELESKAGSLFTERAPISRNELIAEIWRCFYESDPQDLLYLYKKHSLVLGRQVSFQQNNQTYKGIASDISDSGQLLVQLENGQNIWLNSGEISLTSW, encoded by the coding sequence ATGAAAACCTACGAACAATTATTTACCATTCTCAGCCAAGCTGACGATTATGTCAATGGAGAAAGTCTAGCTCAGACATTAGGCATTTCCAGAACCTCCATTTGGAAGGCCATTCAACGCTTGGAAAAAGAAGGAATCCAGATTGATTCCGTTAAAAATCGGGGCTATAAGCTCAAAGCAGGGGATTTACTAATCCCAGAAATCATTGAAAAGGAGGCACCCATCAAGGTTTCCTTCAAACCCAACTGCCAATCTACTCAGATAGATGCCAAAGCAGGTCTGGAAGCGGGCGGCGAAGCAAATACCCTCTATCTAGCTGCTGCTCAATCAGCCGGACGCGGTCGCTTCGGCCGAAACTTTTTCTCTCCAAAACAAGGCGGCTTTTACATGTCCCTCCATCTCAAGCCCGACCTGGCTTTCGATCAAATTCCTGCCTATACTCTCCTAACAGCTGGAGCCATCTATCAGGCTGTAAAAAATCTAACTCTCATAGACATAGATATCAAGTGGGTCAACGATATTTACTACAAAGATAAAAAAATCGCAGGCATTTTAACCGAGGCTACTACTTCAGTCGAGACAGGCTTAGTCACAGATATTATTATCGGGGTCGGGTTTAACTTTTGCATTAATGATTTTCCAGAAGAATTGGAATCTAAGGCTGGATCACTCTTTACAGAGCGAGCTCCTATCAGCAGAAATGAGCTGATTGCTGAAATCTGGAGATGTTTCTACGAAAGCGATCCCCAAGACCTACTCTATCTTTACAAAAAGCACTCTCTAGTCCTCGGTCGCCAAGTGAGCTTCCAGCAAAATAATCAAACCTATAAGGGAATTGCTAGCGATATCTCAGACAGTGGCCAACTTCTAGTCCAGTTGGAGAACGGCCAAAATATCTGGCTCAACAGCGGGGAAATTTCACTGACTAGCTGGTAG
- a CDS encoding LacI family DNA-binding transcriptional regulator codes for MATIKDIAQAAGVSPATVSRVLNYDPAMSVSDGTRKKIFDIAEQLNYKKSRKTKPNKTQAYRIGLIEWYTEQEELDDLYYYSIRLGIEKKAQELGYEIQRVFQNDSLEQLKDIDGLIAIGKFSPAQIQQLEQYSNHLVFVDSDTLNAGHSCVTVDFENAVQKVLEHFMNAGFDQIGMIAGQERTSDQASVISDPRLASFKQYLSEKGIFQADLVKVGSFSSESGYQMMTELLSEHKDQLPPAFFISSDALAIGALRALQEHGIQVPQDVSIISFNDTSIAKYIYPSLSTVTVFTEEMGKQALHILNQILTSEEDSIPYMVKLSTKLTIRESSI; via the coding sequence ATGGCTACGATTAAGGATATTGCCCAAGCTGCTGGGGTCTCTCCCGCTACGGTCTCTCGCGTACTCAACTACGACCCAGCCATGTCGGTCAGTGATGGCACTCGTAAAAAGATTTTTGACATCGCTGAGCAGCTGAACTATAAAAAATCAAGAAAAACCAAGCCAAATAAGACTCAGGCCTACCGTATTGGGCTCATTGAATGGTACACTGAGCAGGAAGAGCTCGATGACCTCTACTACTACTCTATTCGCTTGGGTATTGAAAAAAAAGCCCAAGAATTGGGCTATGAGATTCAAAGAGTGTTTCAAAATGATTCTCTTGAGCAATTGAAAGATATTGATGGCTTGATTGCCATCGGCAAATTCAGCCCAGCTCAAATCCAGCAGCTAGAGCAGTACAGCAACCACTTAGTTTTTGTCGATAGTGATACGCTTAATGCAGGCCACAGCTGTGTAACGGTTGATTTTGAGAATGCTGTACAGAAGGTTCTTGAGCACTTCATGAACGCTGGTTTTGACCAGATTGGCATGATTGCCGGGCAAGAAAGAACCTCTGACCAAGCTAGCGTTATCAGTGACCCTCGTTTAGCGAGTTTTAAGCAGTATCTATCCGAAAAAGGAATCTTTCAAGCTGACTTGGTTAAGGTAGGCAGTTTTTCTTCGGAATCAGGCTATCAGATGATGACTGAGCTTCTTAGCGAGCACAAGGACCAGCTGCCACCCGCCTTCTTCATCTCTAGCGATGCTTTAGCAATTGGTGCCTTGCGGGCTTTGCAAGAACACGGAATTCAGGTTCCCCAAGATGTCAGCATCATTTCATTTAATGATACGTCTATTGCTAAGTATATCTATCCCAGTCTCAGTACGGTCACCGTTTTTACTGAAGAAATGGGCAAGCAGGCTCTGCACATTCTGAATCAAATTTTAACATCCGAAGAGGATTCCATTCCCTATATGGTCAAACTTTCTACCAAGCTGACCATTCGAGAAAGCAGTATTTAA
- a CDS encoding galactokinase yields MSNVISVEQIRADFAKVFGVEADHTFFSPGRINLIGEHTDYNGGHVFPAAISLGTYGAARKRDDQLLRFFSGNFEEKGIIEVPLENLHFEPEHNWTNYPKGVLHFMQEAGHTIDRGMDVYVYGNIPNGSGLSSSASLELLTGVIAEKFFDLQLERLDLVKIGKLTENEFIGVNSGIMDQFAIGMGADQRAIYLDTNTLEYDLVPLDLKDNVVVIMNTNKRRELADSKYNERRAECEKAVEELNSKLSIATLGELDEWSFDEYSYLIEDENRLKRARHAVLENQRTLQAQAALQAGDLDKFGRLMNASHVSLEHDYEVTGLELDTLVHTAWEQEGVLGARMTGAGFGGCAIALVRKDAVEAFKEAVGKHYEEVVGYAPSFYIAEVAGGSRVLD; encoded by the coding sequence ATGTCAAATGTCATTTCAGTAGAGCAAATCCGCGCAGATTTTGCCAAGGTTTTTGGAGTAGAAGCGGACCACACTTTCTTTTCACCCGGTCGGATCAATCTGATCGGCGAGCATACGGACTATAACGGCGGCCATGTCTTTCCTGCAGCCATTTCTCTTGGAACTTATGGAGCGGCTCGCAAGCGGGACGACCAGCTCTTGCGATTCTTCTCAGGGAATTTTGAAGAAAAAGGGATTATTGAAGTGCCGCTGGAAAACCTGCACTTTGAGCCTGAGCATAACTGGACCAACTATCCGAAAGGAGTCCTGCATTTTATGCAGGAGGCAGGCCATACGATTGACCGAGGCATGGATGTCTATGTTTATGGAAATATTCCCAACGGCTCGGGCTTGTCTTCTTCTGCATCGCTAGAGCTTTTGACGGGTGTCATTGCTGAGAAATTCTTTGATTTGCAGTTGGAACGTCTGGACCTAGTGAAAATCGGTAAATTAACTGAGAATGAATTTATCGGGGTTAATTCTGGCATCATGGACCAGTTTGCTATCGGAATGGGAGCTGACCAGCGGGCTATTTACCTAGATACCAATACTCTTGAATATGACTTGGTGCCGCTTGATCTCAAGGACAATGTCGTAGTGATTATGAATACCAACAAGCGTCGTGAGTTAGCTGACTCTAAGTACAATGAGCGTCGGGCGGAGTGCGAAAAAGCTGTTGAAGAACTGAACAGCAAGCTATCTATCGCTACCTTGGGTGAGTTGGATGAGTGGTCCTTTGACGAGTATAGCTATCTGATAGAGGACGAAAATCGTCTCAAACGGGCTCGCCATGCTGTTTTAGAAAATCAGCGTACTTTGCAAGCTCAGGCAGCTTTGCAGGCAGGCGATCTTGACAAGTTTGGCCGTCTCATGAATGCTTCTCACGTTTCTCTAGAACATGACTACGAAGTGACTGGTCTAGAGCTGGACACCTTGGTTCACACAGCCTGGGAGCAAGAAGGTGTTTTGGGAGCTCGTATGACAGGGGCAGGTTTTGGTGGCTGTGCCATTGCCTTGGTGCGAAAAGATGCTGTTGAGGCCTTTAAGGAAGCTGTAGGCAAGCACTACGAGGAAGTCGTTGGATATGCTCCAAGCTTCTATATCGCTGAAGTTGCAGGTGGCAGTCGAGTTTTAGACTAG
- a CDS encoding HAD family hydrolase → MDAVIFDLDGLLADTEIISLKVYQELLKDFGIPFTEETYSREYSGHREEENVQRFLATYDLPWNFDQTLEKVYELEARILAKGVNLKKGAKNLLAFLQREGIPIALATSSVESRARMILDSNGILSLFDHLVFAKDVKRSKPYPDIFLKACRDLNVLPENCLVLEDSEAGIEAAYRAGIPAICIPDLKIPAQSFLNKTEQVFQDLDAVRDYLECKKENQ, encoded by the coding sequence ATGGACGCTGTAATATTTGATTTAGATGGCTTATTAGCTGATACTGAGATCATTTCTCTAAAAGTTTATCAAGAATTGCTTAAAGATTTTGGAATTCCTTTCACAGAAGAAACATATTCTAGAGAATACAGTGGACATAGGGAAGAGGAGAATGTTCAACGATTTTTGGCTACCTATGATTTACCTTGGAACTTTGACCAAACCTTGGAAAAAGTTTATGAACTGGAAGCTCGAATATTAGCCAAAGGTGTAAATTTAAAAAAAGGTGCTAAAAATTTGCTTGCTTTTTTGCAAAGAGAAGGTATTCCGATCGCCTTAGCAACTTCAAGTGTTGAATCTCGAGCGAGAATGATCTTGGATAGCAATGGTATACTGTCCCTATTTGACCATCTAGTTTTTGCAAAAGATGTAAAGCGAAGCAAACCTTACCCTGATATATTTTTAAAGGCCTGTAGAGATTTGAACGTTTTACCAGAGAATTGCTTAGTACTAGAGGATAGTGAAGCAGGGATTGAGGCAGCGTATAGAGCTGGGATACCAGCCATTTGTATTCCAGACTTAAAAATACCAGCGCAGTCTTTCTTAAATAAAACAGAACAAGTTTTTCAGGATTTAGACGCTGTCAGAGACTATTTAGAATGTAAGAAGGAGAATCAATGA